A stretch of Sphingomonas sp. JUb134 DNA encodes these proteins:
- a CDS encoding alpha-glucuronidase family glycosyl hydrolase, which translates to MKAMRTLVRASAIAVTAALLTAPAAAEDGYRLWLRTQAPVEGPIAISRLGDTPTLRLAEAELRRDLPAAANLPVLVALASDPSVSALRLPVADLGNEGYLVRPVSLGGRPVLLVTGNTDRGVLYGAFALIRHAASGGQIGSATLRSAPKVKLRVLNHWDNLDGTVERGYSGESLWDWWKLPDYRDPRYTDYARANASIGINGTVLNNVNAKADSLTAPYIAKAAALADVFRPWGIRVYLSARFSAPIEIGGLKTADPRDPAVAAWWKAKADEIYRAIPDFGGFLVKANSEGQPGPRDYGASHADGANMLAAAVKPHGGIVMWRAFVYADTDPEDRAKQAYTEFKPLDGKFADNVMVQVKNGAIDFQPREPFHPLFGAMPRTPLMMEFQITKEYLGQATHLAYLGPLFTEVLEAKTGRGRETVASVVDGESERHQLTGMAGVANIGDDRDWTGGTFNQANWYAFGRLAWDPSLDAAAIAREWAQQTFGTDPRVVDPVVDMMMRSREAVVDYTGPLGLAHVMATGHHYGPGPWVSELQRPEWNPVYYHRADRQGIGFDRSRTGSNAVAQYAPAVAKLYANPRTTPESELLWFHHLPWDYRLKSGETLWEGMVRRYDRGVATVATMRREWDGLRALVDAERWEKTAAFLSIQEREARWWRDASLAYWQSVNGLPLPAGVAAPEHDLAWYKAQSFPHAPGNPH; encoded by the coding sequence ATGAAGGCAATGAGGACGCTGGTGCGCGCCAGCGCCATCGCGGTGACGGCAGCCCTGCTGACGGCACCGGCCGCCGCGGAAGACGGGTACCGCCTCTGGCTCCGCACCCAGGCGCCGGTCGAGGGGCCGATTGCGATCTCCCGCCTTGGCGACACCCCCACGCTGCGGCTCGCCGAAGCCGAGCTTCGTCGTGATCTGCCCGCAGCCGCGAACCTGCCGGTATTGGTAGCGCTGGCAAGCGACCCCTCGGTTTCGGCGCTCCGTCTGCCGGTCGCGGACCTCGGCAATGAGGGCTATCTGGTCCGCCCCGTCTCGCTCGGCGGGCGTCCGGTGCTGTTGGTCACGGGCAACACCGATCGAGGGGTGCTGTATGGCGCCTTCGCGCTGATCCGCCATGCCGCCAGCGGCGGGCAGATCGGCAGTGCGACGCTTCGCTCGGCACCCAAGGTGAAGCTGCGCGTCCTCAACCATTGGGACAACCTCGATGGCACGGTGGAGCGTGGCTATTCGGGCGAGTCGCTGTGGGACTGGTGGAAGCTGCCGGACTACCGCGATCCTCGCTACACCGACTATGCCCGCGCCAATGCCTCCATCGGCATCAACGGCACAGTGCTGAACAACGTCAATGCGAAGGCGGACAGCCTCACCGCGCCGTATATCGCGAAGGCAGCGGCACTGGCCGACGTGTTCCGTCCCTGGGGCATTCGCGTCTATCTCTCCGCCCGGTTTTCGGCACCGATCGAGATAGGCGGCCTGAAGACCGCGGACCCGCGCGACCCTGCCGTTGCGGCCTGGTGGAAGGCGAAGGCGGACGAGATCTATCGCGCCATCCCCGACTTCGGCGGCTTCCTCGTCAAGGCGAACAGCGAGGGGCAGCCGGGTCCGCGCGACTATGGCGCGAGCCATGCGGATGGCGCCAACATGCTCGCTGCGGCGGTAAAGCCGCATGGCGGCATCGTGATGTGGCGCGCCTTTGTCTACGCCGACACCGATCCGGAGGACCGCGCCAAGCAGGCCTATACCGAGTTCAAGCCACTAGACGGCAAGTTCGCCGACAATGTGATGGTGCAGGTGAAGAACGGCGCCATCGACTTCCAGCCGCGCGAGCCCTTCCATCCGCTGTTCGGCGCCATGCCCAGGACGCCGCTGATGATGGAGTTCCAGATCACCAAGGAGTACCTCGGGCAGGCGACCCACCTCGCCTATCTGGGACCGCTGTTCACCGAGGTGCTGGAGGCGAAGACCGGGCGCGGCAGGGAGACGGTGGCGAGCGTCGTCGATGGCGAGAGCGAGCGCCACCAGCTGACCGGCATGGCCGGCGTCGCGAACATCGGCGACGATCGCGACTGGACCGGGGGCACGTTCAACCAGGCGAACTGGTACGCATTCGGACGGCTGGCATGGGACCCGTCGCTCGATGCGGCGGCCATAGCACGCGAATGGGCGCAGCAGACGTTCGGCACCGATCCGCGGGTCGTGGACCCGGTCGTCGACATGATGATGCGCTCGCGCGAGGCGGTGGTGGACTATACCGGGCCCTTGGGCCTCGCGCACGTCATGGCGACCGGACATCATTATGGGCCGGGACCGTGGGTGAGCGAGCTGCAACGGCCCGAATGGAATCCCGTCTACTATCACCGCGCCGATCGCCAAGGGATCGGCTTCGACCGCAGCCGGACGGGCAGCAACGCGGTCGCGCAATATGCGCCGGCGGTGGCGAAGCTCTATGCGAACCCGCGCACAACCCCTGAGAGCGAGCTGCTGTGGTTCCACCACCTCCCCTGGGACTATCGCCTGAAAAGCGGCGAGACGCTTTGGGAGGGGATGGTGCGCCGCTACGACCGCGGCGTGGCCACCGTGGCGACGATGCGGCGGGAGTGGGACGGACTGCGCGCGCTAGTGGATGCGGAACGCTGGGAGAAAACGGCAGCTTTCCTCTCCATCCAGGAGCGCGAGGCGCGCTGGTGGCGCGACGCGAGCCTTGCCTATTGGCAATCGGTGAACGGGCTGCCGCTCCCGGCCGGGGTAGCGGCGCCCGAGCACGACCTCGCCTGGTACAAGGCGCAGAGCTTCCCCCACGCGCCCGGCAATCCGCATTGA
- a CDS encoding GH35 family beta-galactosidase, with product MKHIAASLGATLLIATPVLAETPRLERNGEATQLIVDGKPMLLIAGELSNSAASSATYMAPHWAKLRAMNLNTVLAPVSWELIEPVEGRFDWSSLDSMIREARANDLKLVLLWFGAYKNSMSTYVPGWVKRDQARFPRAGLPNGQSVEILSTFGEEMIRADARAYAAMLAHLKAVDGDRNTVVMVQVENEIGMLPVARDYSPAANAAFAQPVPAELTTYLVQHRDTLVPEMKAMWLERGARTQGSWTELFGDGDAAAEVFTAWHYARFADALARAGKAAYALPMYVNVALNRPGRAPGQYPSGGPLPHLIDVWKAGAPSIDLLAPDIYFSNFTQIVDRYHRPDNPLFVPEAHNADNPIVPANAFYAFGERDAIGFGPFSIDSVDDAPGQLGAAYGVLQQLQPHILQAQGSDRLAGFKPRQRYDDSLDYEPQVRRVGNYRFTVAFADIERPAMTPETAGYGGMVIQIGADEYLIAGQGITVTFAGAGEGPSLAGIERAEEGVFNAAGQWVAGRLLNGDQTHQGRHIRLPAGQWGIQRVRLYRYR from the coding sequence GTGAAGCATATCGCTGCAAGCCTGGGTGCAACGCTCCTCATCGCCACGCCTGTTCTGGCCGAAACGCCGCGCCTCGAGCGCAATGGCGAGGCGACGCAGCTTATCGTCGACGGCAAGCCGATGCTCCTGATCGCGGGGGAACTGAGCAACTCGGCGGCCTCCAGCGCGACCTATATGGCGCCGCACTGGGCCAAGTTGCGCGCGATGAACCTCAACACGGTGCTCGCGCCGGTATCCTGGGAGCTGATCGAGCCGGTCGAGGGGCGGTTCGACTGGTCAAGCCTCGACTCCATGATCCGGGAGGCACGCGCCAACGACCTGAAGCTCGTGCTGCTCTGGTTCGGCGCCTACAAGAATTCCATGTCCACCTATGTGCCTGGTTGGGTGAAGCGCGATCAGGCGCGTTTCCCGCGGGCAGGGCTGCCCAACGGGCAGTCGGTGGAGATCCTGTCGACCTTTGGCGAGGAGATGATCCGAGCGGATGCCCGCGCATACGCGGCGATGCTTGCGCACCTGAAGGCGGTGGACGGCGACCGGAACACCGTCGTGATGGTGCAGGTGGAGAACGAGATCGGCATGCTGCCCGTGGCGCGGGACTATTCCCCCGCTGCCAATGCAGCCTTCGCGCAGCCGGTGCCGGCGGAGCTCACCACCTATCTCGTCCAGCACCGCGACACGCTGGTGCCGGAGATGAAGGCGATGTGGCTGGAGCGCGGTGCCCGCACCCAGGGCAGCTGGACGGAACTGTTCGGCGACGGCGATGCGGCGGCGGAGGTATTCACCGCGTGGCACTATGCCCGCTTCGCCGATGCGCTCGCCCGCGCGGGCAAGGCGGCCTATGCGCTGCCGATGTACGTGAACGTCGCGCTCAACCGGCCGGGGCGCGCTCCCGGACAATATCCGAGCGGCGGCCCGTTGCCGCACCTGATCGACGTGTGGAAGGCAGGGGCGCCCTCGATCGACCTGCTCGCGCCCGACATCTATTTCTCGAACTTCACCCAGATCGTCGATCGCTATCACCGGCCGGACAATCCCCTGTTCGTGCCGGAGGCGCACAACGCCGATAATCCGATCGTGCCGGCCAACGCCTTTTATGCCTTTGGCGAGCGGGATGCGATCGGCTTCGGGCCGTTCTCGATCGACTCCGTGGACGACGCGCCGGGCCAACTCGGGGCGGCATATGGCGTGCTGCAACAGCTCCAGCCACACATCCTGCAGGCGCAGGGCAGCGACCGGCTCGCCGGCTTCAAGCCGCGGCAGCGCTACGACGATTCGCTCGATTACGAGCCGCAGGTCCGGCGGGTGGGCAACTACCGCTTCACCGTCGCCTTCGCAGACATCGAGCGGCCTGCGATGACGCCGGAGACCGCCGGCTATGGCGGGATGGTGATCCAGATCGGAGCGGACGAGTATCTGATCGCGGGGCAGGGGATCACGGTCACGTTCGCCGGTGCGGGGGAGGGGCCGTCGCTTGCCGGGATCGAGCGCGCGGAAGAGGGCGTGTTCAACGCCGCCGGTCAGTGGGTGGCGGGACGCCTGCTGAACGGCGACCAGACGCACCAGGGGCGCCACATCCGGCTGCCGGCGGGGCAATGGGGGATCCAGAGAGTACGTTTGTACCGCTACCGGTGA
- a CDS encoding MFS transporter codes for MSEFTQAAAQAPETAAHAVRSPRGRIRWVICGLLFTAVVLSYIDRLVLGVLKPQLQGLYGWTNSGYADITGYFQVFYGVGFLLFGWLIDRVGPRWGYLLAMGSWTVGHFAQTLVTSTAGFVVARIPLAFGEAGTYPSALAAASQWFPKKERALAIGIFNAGANVGAVVTPLLVGFIVADLVLDWRWAFIVTGLFNIVWLVAWWRLYHPPGRHPRITTEERAWIEAEPADDNGRAGFLSVLRHREAWAYMAGRFLIDPVWWTFLFWLPDFFHTRYGYDLKSFGPPLVAIYILADLGAVAGGWYSSRQLKRGASAGSARKRAMFVCALFALPVMFAAQASSIWIAVALIGLACAAHQGFSTNLFALPGDQFPRYAQGTLIGLGGFAGAVGGFLASKTLGALLDKVGSYGPFFVACGVAYLVALLVFHLLNPRYRDVKIAQ; via the coding sequence GTGAGCGAGTTCACCCAGGCCGCCGCACAGGCGCCGGAAACCGCCGCGCACGCGGTGCGGTCGCCGCGCGGGCGCATCCGCTGGGTGATCTGTGGCCTCCTCTTCACCGCCGTCGTGCTCAGCTACATCGACCGGCTGGTGCTGGGCGTGCTGAAGCCGCAGCTGCAAGGCCTCTACGGCTGGACCAACTCCGGCTATGCCGACATCACCGGGTACTTCCAGGTCTTCTATGGCGTCGGCTTCCTGCTGTTCGGCTGGCTGATCGACCGGGTGGGGCCGCGATGGGGCTATCTGCTGGCGATGGGCAGCTGGACCGTCGGCCATTTCGCGCAGACGCTGGTCACCTCTACCGCCGGCTTCGTCGTCGCCCGCATCCCGCTCGCGTTCGGGGAGGCGGGGACCTATCCCTCCGCGCTCGCCGCCGCCTCGCAATGGTTCCCCAAGAAGGAACGCGCACTCGCGATCGGCATCTTCAACGCCGGCGCGAACGTGGGCGCGGTGGTGACACCGTTGCTGGTCGGCTTCATCGTCGCCGACCTGGTTCTCGACTGGCGCTGGGCGTTCATCGTCACCGGCCTCTTCAACATCGTCTGGCTCGTCGCCTGGTGGCGCCTCTATCATCCGCCGGGTCGCCATCCGCGCATCACGACGGAGGAGCGCGCCTGGATCGAGGCGGAGCCGGCGGACGACAACGGTCGCGCAGGCTTCCTGTCCGTGCTGCGTCATCGCGAGGCCTGGGCCTATATGGCCGGCCGCTTCCTGATCGATCCGGTATGGTGGACCTTCCTCTTCTGGCTGCCGGACTTTTTTCACACCCGCTACGGCTATGACCTCAAGAGCTTCGGCCCGCCGCTCGTCGCGATCTACATCCTGGCGGACCTGGGTGCGGTGGCGGGCGGCTGGTACTCGTCGCGCCAGCTGAAGCGGGGTGCCTCCGCGGGAAGCGCCCGCAAGCGCGCGATGTTCGTGTGTGCGCTCTTCGCCCTGCCGGTGATGTTTGCGGCACAGGCGAGCAGCATCTGGATCGCCGTCGCGCTGATCGGCCTCGCCTGCGCGGCGCACCAGGGTTTTTCGACCAACTTGTTCGCGCTGCCGGGGGACCAGTTCCCCCGCTATGCCCAGGGAACGTTGATCGGCCTGGGCGGCTTTGCGGGCGCGGTCGGCGGGTTCCTGGCCTCCAAGACGCTGGGTGCGCTGCTCGACAAGGTCGGCAGCTACGGCCCGTTCTTCGTCGCCTGCGGCGTCGCCTACCTGGTCGCGCTGCTGGTCTTCCACCTCCTCAACCCGCGCTACCGCGACGTGAAGATCGCGCAATGA
- a CDS encoding Gfo/Idh/MocA family protein translates to MEVARRDLILSAATLALSPRAFAAERPNRPLGYAIVGLGYYGLNVIIPQFANCEHSRLAAVVSGDAAKAKKVAAEHGLSPRSIYSYANFDKIRDNPDVDVVYVCLPNSMHAEYTIRAAQAGKHVMCEKPMAVSVAECEAMIAACKAANRKLMIGYRSHFEPFNLEAMRLARAGEAGKIRYVRSEHGFVQGDPSAWRLKKAMAGGGSLMDMGIYSLQAARYMTGEEPVAVTARESTDRKDPRFTEVEDILDWTLEFPSGAIGSCQSMYSANQNHILLMGDKGRIELEPATRYDGQRMWLGKDGREREVTPPPGPGKTQFAGQLDHLAQCVRTGREPIVSGEEGLRDMRIVEAIYRSAREGRTIRLDRRG, encoded by the coding sequence ATGGAAGTTGCACGACGTGATCTCATCCTATCGGCCGCCACACTCGCCCTCAGTCCCCGCGCCTTCGCGGCCGAGCGCCCGAACCGCCCCTTGGGCTATGCGATCGTAGGGCTCGGCTACTACGGCCTGAACGTCATCATCCCGCAATTCGCCAATTGCGAGCACAGCCGCCTGGCAGCGGTGGTGAGCGGCGACGCCGCCAAGGCAAAGAAGGTGGCCGCCGAACACGGCCTGTCCCCGCGCTCCATCTACTCCTACGCCAACTTCGACAAGATCCGCGACAATCCGGACGTCGACGTCGTGTATGTCTGCCTGCCTAATTCGATGCACGCCGAATATACGATCCGCGCCGCCCAGGCGGGCAAGCACGTGATGTGCGAGAAGCCGATGGCCGTCTCCGTCGCAGAGTGCGAGGCGATGATCGCGGCCTGCAAGGCCGCCAACCGCAAGCTGATGATCGGCTATCGCTCCCACTTCGAACCGTTCAACCTGGAGGCCATGCGGCTGGCGCGCGCCGGTGAAGCAGGAAAGATCCGCTACGTCCGGTCCGAACACGGCTTCGTCCAAGGCGATCCATCGGCGTGGCGGCTGAAAAAGGCGATGGCGGGCGGCGGCTCGCTGATGGACATGGGGATCTACAGCCTGCAGGCCGCGCGCTACATGACCGGCGAGGAACCCGTGGCGGTGACCGCGCGGGAGTCGACCGACCGCAAGGACCCGCGGTTCACCGAGGTCGAGGACATCCTCGACTGGACGCTTGAGTTCCCCTCGGGCGCGATCGGCAGCTGCCAGTCCATGTACAGCGCCAACCAGAACCACATCCTGCTGATGGGCGACAAGGGCCGGATCGAGCTGGAGCCGGCGACCCGCTACGACGGCCAGCGCATGTGGTTGGGCAAGGATGGACGCGAGCGCGAGGTGACGCCGCCGCCGGGTCCGGGCAAGACGCAGTTCGCCGGCCAGCTCGACCATCTGGCCCAGTGCGTCCGCACCGGCCGTGAGCCGATCGTCTCGGGCGAAGAAGGCCTGCGCGACATGCGCATCGTCGAGGCCATTTATCGCTCCGCCCGCGAAGGACGGACCATCCGCCTCGACCGGCGCGGCTGA
- a CDS encoding TonB-dependent receptor, producing the protein MRTVPIRRASGFAALLLTTVAWPAMAQTQGEPTASSSSSATTEAGAPTQDGAGQTQPTAIDDTAQAPADPSATGNEDIVVTGYRASLQSQTNAKRNSIGFTDTIFAEDIGKFPDTNIAESVNRIPGVTISREVTGEGANVAIRGLGTNFTRVLLNGAPVAIASVRFDAQSTNREVDLDLIPTELFTQLTVSKSPTASQIEGGAAGTVNLRSARPFDNPKPYISYGLQGSKVSSADKWGYRGHVLASATFGDFGILVGGAAVKNRFRVDGFETIGWTNPNLTAAQSSSPTRNNTGGGNWTIPGTVPVNAGNGLTPGTVIDQAFLLANNPGATIEQLDNGLLPRLGRPRTEIGERTRYNGLVSVEWRPSDALHFYVDGMYAKRDTDFQRSAMNWAVRNGAAIPLNTTYDKSDCSDGCTVTGGTFANSQFFLEYRPYKDRQDYWGVNPGMEFVINDFIKGDLQANYTKSTFRRESPTVLVITQPSSGVTVNYTNDGGIPDISTNIDLNDPTNFGWAGGGRLNLNGEERETETKGVRGSLLFGDESRFSVRVGAAYDDTSRRITPFDNTNPWQAAVCGNNPNVVLPGPNRQPVCDGANLPGTVAPPGYPTYPGYGTGFSAGAPPLSYGGSLVPTAAVPGFLMPTGAGFVTVDWNKFKNATGYEELLAGATETGSGSSGANGGLIREKVTGTFVEMNGVFDVRDGDTLRLNGGLRYVRTDQRVGGRTTIPNPLNVRGGVTCPGTSPTFELDGSCYPTIVNFARTQRLYSNFLPSASIAYSFGDKAVARASISRTMTRPDPNQLLPGASFTSPSADVGTLGNNELDPYISDNIDLGFEYYTGGEGVIAFAAFRKSITGFTVNGLTTVPFSTLAPFGITFASLTAAQQQALIDRAGPAGIRPEEVPIQIQQQVNADGKLKVNGLEFQVTQPLDFVTRLVGVEGFGVQGNLTLIDQRGEGTVPPVALGVSPTTYTLTGYYEGNGLSARLTYTYNEGSVNSGLNQNGIPEAAIIGRNYGQLDFSGNIDLGKILGNDYLPTIVVNVININKEAQSSYFQFPNATFNEYNPGRTVLVGVRGRF; encoded by the coding sequence ATGCGGACTGTACCGATTCGCCGCGCGAGCGGCTTTGCCGCGCTTTTGCTTACCACCGTCGCCTGGCCTGCAATGGCCCAGACCCAGGGAGAGCCCACCGCCTCTTCCTCGAGCAGCGCGACCACGGAAGCCGGCGCCCCGACCCAGGACGGCGCCGGGCAGACGCAGCCGACTGCGATCGACGACACGGCGCAGGCACCGGCGGACCCTTCTGCCACCGGCAATGAAGACATCGTCGTCACCGGCTACCGCGCATCCCTGCAGAGCCAGACCAACGCCAAGCGCAACTCGATCGGCTTCACCGACACGATCTTCGCCGAGGATATCGGCAAGTTCCCGGACACCAACATCGCGGAGTCGGTGAACCGCATCCCGGGCGTGACCATCAGCCGTGAAGTGACGGGCGAAGGCGCGAACGTGGCGATCCGCGGCCTCGGCACGAACTTCACGCGCGTGCTGCTGAACGGTGCGCCGGTTGCCATCGCGTCCGTGCGGTTCGATGCGCAGAGCACGAACCGCGAGGTCGATCTCGACCTGATCCCGACCGAGCTGTTCACGCAGCTGACCGTCAGCAAGTCGCCCACGGCCAGCCAGATCGAAGGCGGTGCTGCCGGTACCGTGAACCTGCGCTCGGCTCGGCCGTTCGACAATCCCAAGCCCTATATCAGCTACGGCCTCCAGGGTTCGAAGGTGAGCTCGGCCGACAAGTGGGGCTATCGTGGGCACGTCCTGGCGAGCGCCACGTTCGGCGACTTCGGCATCCTTGTCGGCGGCGCGGCGGTCAAGAACCGCTTCCGGGTCGACGGCTTCGAGACGATCGGCTGGACCAACCCGAACCTGACCGCCGCGCAGAGCAGCAGCCCGACCCGCAACAACACCGGCGGCGGCAACTGGACCATCCCCGGCACCGTCCCCGTCAACGCCGGCAACGGCCTGACCCCCGGCACGGTGATCGACCAGGCGTTTCTCCTCGCCAACAACCCGGGCGCCACGATCGAGCAACTCGACAACGGCCTGCTGCCGCGTCTTGGCCGCCCGCGTACCGAGATCGGGGAACGCACTCGCTACAATGGCCTGGTGTCCGTGGAATGGCGGCCGAGCGATGCGCTGCACTTCTATGTCGATGGCATGTACGCCAAGCGGGACACCGACTTCCAGCGTTCGGCAATGAACTGGGCGGTCCGCAACGGCGCCGCCATCCCGCTGAATACCACCTACGACAAGAGCGATTGCTCCGACGGCTGCACCGTCACTGGCGGCACCTTCGCGAACTCGCAGTTCTTCCTGGAGTACCGCCCGTACAAGGATCGCCAAGACTATTGGGGCGTCAATCCCGGCATGGAATTCGTGATCAACGATTTCATCAAGGGTGACCTGCAGGCGAACTACACGAAGAGCACCTTCCGTCGCGAAAGCCCGACGGTGCTCGTCATCACGCAGCCCAGCAGCGGCGTGACCGTGAACTACACCAACGACGGTGGCATTCCGGACATTTCGACCAACATCGACCTGAACGATCCGACCAACTTCGGCTGGGCTGGTGGCGGTCGCCTGAACCTGAACGGCGAAGAACGCGAGACCGAGACCAAGGGCGTCCGCGGCAGCCTGTTGTTCGGCGATGAGAGCCGGTTCAGCGTCCGGGTCGGTGCCGCCTATGACGACACCAGCCGGCGGATCACGCCGTTCGACAACACCAATCCGTGGCAAGCCGCGGTCTGCGGCAACAATCCCAACGTCGTTCTTCCTGGACCGAACCGGCAGCCGGTCTGCGATGGCGCGAACCTGCCCGGTACGGTGGCTCCTCCGGGCTACCCGACCTATCCGGGCTACGGCACCGGCTTCTCGGCCGGAGCGCCGCCGCTCAGCTATGGCGGTTCGCTCGTCCCGACTGCGGCAGTGCCGGGCTTCCTCATGCCCACCGGTGCCGGCTTCGTCACGGTGGACTGGAACAAGTTCAAGAATGCCACGGGCTATGAGGAGTTGCTTGCAGGCGCGACCGAAACCGGCTCGGGCAGCAGCGGCGCCAATGGCGGCCTGATCCGCGAAAAGGTGACCGGCACGTTCGTCGAGATGAACGGCGTGTTCGATGTGCGCGACGGCGACACGCTGCGCCTGAACGGCGGCCTCCGCTACGTCCGCACCGACCAGCGGGTCGGCGGCCGGACCACCATTCCGAACCCGCTGAACGTTCGCGGCGGCGTCACCTGCCCGGGAACGAGCCCGACGTTCGAACTCGACGGCTCCTGCTATCCGACGATCGTGAACTTTGCACGGACGCAGCGCCTCTATTCGAATTTCCTCCCGTCGGCCAGCATCGCCTACAGCTTCGGCGACAAGGCGGTGGCGCGTGCGTCGATCTCGCGGACGATGACGCGTCCGGATCCCAACCAGCTGCTGCCGGGCGCAAGCTTCACCTCGCCGTCGGCGGACGTGGGTACGCTCGGAAACAACGAGCTGGATCCGTACATCTCCGACAACATCGATCTCGGCTTCGAATATTACACGGGCGGCGAGGGCGTGATCGCGTTTGCGGCATTCCGCAAGTCGATCACCGGCTTCACGGTCAACGGCCTCACCACCGTGCCGTTCTCGACGCTGGCACCGTTCGGGATCACCTTCGCCTCACTCACGGCCGCGCAGCAGCAGGCCCTGATCGATCGCGCCGGCCCGGCAGGTATCCGGCCCGAAGAGGTTCCGATCCAGATCCAGCAGCAGGTGAACGCGGACGGCAAGCTCAAGGTCAACGGGCTCGAGTTCCAGGTCACCCAGCCGCTCGACTTCGTCACGCGCCTGGTTGGCGTCGAAGGCTTCGGCGTGCAGGGCAACCTGACGCTGATCGATCAGCGCGGTGAGGGGACCGTGCCGCCGGTCGCCCTAGGCGTGTCGCCGACCACCTACACGCTGACCGGCTATTATGAAGGGAACGGCCTGTCGGCGCGCCTGACGTATACCTACAACGAAGGCTCGGTGAACTCGGGCTTGAACCAGAACGGCATCCCGGAGGCCGCGATCATCGGTCGCAACTACGGTCAGCTCGATTTCTCGGGCAACATCGATCTCGGCAAGATCCTGGGCAACGATTATCTGCCAACGATCGTGGTCAACGTGATCAACATCAACAAGGAAGCGCAGAGCTCGTACTTCCAGTTCCCGAATGCGACGTTCAACGAATATAACCCGGGCCGCACCGTCCTGGTGGGTGTGCGCGGACGTTTCTAA
- the manD gene encoding D-mannonate dehydratase ManD gives MPKIVKARVIVTSPRRNFVTLKIECDDGTTGVGDATLNGRELAVASYLAEHVVPCLIGREAHQIEDIWQYLYKGAYWRRGPVTMTAIAAVDMALWDIKGKIAGLPVYQLLGGAAREGCMVYAHANGTTIDDTIAAAKAAMDAGYLAVRLQCGVPGLPSTYGVAKHGERYEPADADLPSESVWSTSKYLRVVPELFRVAREELGWDVHLLHDIHHRLTPIEAGRLGRDLEPYRPFWLEDATPAENQDAFRLIRQHTTAPLAVGEIFNSIWDCKTLIENQWIDYIRATVVHAGGITHMRRIAALADLYQVRTGSHGATDLSPICMAAALHFGLSIPNFGIQEHMPHTEETDRVFPHAYSFANGLMHPGDKPGLGVDIDEELAGTHAYKRAFLPVNRLEDGTLWSW, from the coding sequence ATGCCCAAGATCGTCAAAGCCCGCGTCATCGTCACCAGCCCCCGGCGCAACTTCGTCACCCTCAAGATCGAGTGCGACGACGGCACCACCGGCGTGGGCGATGCCACGCTCAACGGCCGGGAACTCGCGGTCGCCAGCTATCTAGCCGAGCATGTGGTGCCCTGCCTGATCGGGCGCGAGGCGCACCAGATCGAGGACATCTGGCAGTATCTCTACAAGGGTGCGTATTGGCGGCGCGGGCCGGTCACCATGACCGCGATCGCGGCGGTCGACATGGCGCTGTGGGACATCAAGGGCAAGATCGCGGGGCTTCCCGTCTACCAGTTGCTCGGGGGTGCAGCGCGTGAGGGGTGCATGGTCTATGCCCATGCGAACGGAACGACGATCGACGATACGATCGCGGCAGCCAAGGCGGCAATGGATGCGGGGTACCTGGCCGTGCGCCTGCAATGCGGCGTGCCGGGGCTGCCCTCCACTTATGGCGTCGCCAAGCACGGCGAGCGCTATGAGCCTGCGGACGCGGACCTGCCGAGCGAGAGCGTGTGGTCGACCTCCAAATATCTGCGCGTCGTCCCCGAGCTGTTCCGGGTCGCGCGAGAGGAACTCGGCTGGGACGTTCACCTGCTGCACGACATCCACCACCGCCTGACGCCGATCGAGGCGGGGCGGCTCGGCCGGGACCTGGAGCCCTATCGTCCCTTCTGGTTGGAGGATGCGACCCCGGCCGAAAACCAGGACGCCTTCCGCCTGATCCGCCAGCACACCACCGCGCCGCTTGCCGTCGGCGAGATCTTCAACTCGATCTGGGACTGCAAGACGCTGATCGAGAACCAGTGGATCGACTATATCCGGGCGACCGTGGTCCATGCCGGCGGCATCACCCACATGCGCCGGATCGCGGCGCTCGCCGACCTCTATCAGGTGCGCACGGGCAGTCATGGCGCGACCGACCTCAGCCCCATCTGCATGGCCGCGGCGCTGCATTTCGGCCTTTCCATCCCGAACTTCGGCATTCAGGAGCACATGCCGCATACGGAGGAGACCGACCGCGTCTTCCCGCACGCCTATTCCTTCGCGAACGGGCTGATGCACCCGGGCGACAAGCCTGGCCTGGGCGTCGACATCGACGAGGAACTGGCCGGCACCCACGCGTACAAGCGCGCCTTTCTGCCGGTGAACCGGCTGGAGGACGGTACCTTGTGGAGCTGGTGA